From Alphaproteobacteria bacterium, the proteins below share one genomic window:
- a CDS encoding glutamine synthetase family protein, whose translation MCPDSDVVAGPPEDVVSWLAEHAEIASLQVAICDLNGILRGKRIPVPEVQKVLDGSIRMPLSIVGVDIWGEDIVGNRQVFASGDSDGYCIPTGRGVVPVNWTSRPSALIPLWMFEEGAKPFLADPRQSLARILERYRELGLRPVVATELEFYLVDPEADSAVPPISPYTGKRLDSDAILSIDELDDFGEFFWDVYAECAKQNIPADAAVAENGVGQFEINMRHSDDPLKAADDAVLFKRLIKGVARKHQFAATFMAKPYGTRSGNGFHVHFSLLDESDKNVFDNGTAEGSPVFACAVAGMLAGMAESTLAFAPHFNSYRRLRPDTHAPTSVSWGYENRTTAIRIPGGGNASRRIEHRVAGADANPYLVIAAILGAALYGIENKLVPPVPFQGRAYSERFPKLPADWASAVNAFEDGEIIPAFFDESLRSMFVACKRQEIAGFASNVTDLEFGAYLEIV comes from the coding sequence ATGTGTCCTGATTCAGACGTTGTTGCCGGCCCGCCCGAGGACGTTGTTTCCTGGCTCGCCGAGCATGCGGAAATCGCGAGCCTTCAGGTGGCGATCTGCGATCTTAACGGTATCCTTCGCGGCAAGCGGATTCCCGTGCCGGAGGTGCAGAAGGTCCTGGACGGCAGTATCCGGATGCCCCTGTCGATTGTCGGGGTCGATATCTGGGGCGAGGATATTGTCGGGAACCGCCAGGTTTTCGCAAGCGGCGACTCGGACGGATACTGCATACCGACCGGACGGGGGGTGGTTCCGGTCAACTGGACGTCGCGGCCCAGCGCGCTGATTCCCCTGTGGATGTTCGAGGAAGGGGCGAAGCCGTTTCTTGCCGATCCGCGCCAGTCGCTGGCCCGGATCCTCGAGCGTTACCGGGAACTCGGGCTGCGCCCGGTCGTTGCGACCGAACTGGAATTCTACCTCGTCGATCCCGAAGCGGACAGCGCCGTGCCGCCGATTTCGCCCTATACGGGCAAGCGGCTCGATTCCGATGCGATCCTGTCCATCGACGAGCTGGACGATTTCGGCGAGTTCTTCTGGGATGTCTATGCGGAATGCGCGAAGCAGAACATCCCCGCCGATGCGGCGGTCGCGGAAAACGGCGTCGGCCAGTTCGAAATCAACATGCGCCATTCCGACGACCCGCTGAAAGCGGCCGACGATGCGGTGCTGTTCAAGCGGCTGATCAAGGGTGTCGCGCGGAAACACCAGTTCGCGGCGACCTTCATGGCCAAGCCCTATGGCACCCGATCCGGCAACGGGTTCCACGTGCATTTCAGCCTGCTCGACGAGAGCGACAAAAATGTTTTCGACAACGGAACCGCCGAGGGCTCGCCGGTCTTCGCGTGCGCGGTCGCCGGAATGCTGGCCGGCATGGCGGAATCGACCCTCGCCTTCGCGCCGCATTTCAATTCCTATCGCCGCCTGCGCCCGGATACCCATGCGCCGACATCCGTATCTTGGGGTTACGAGAACAGGACCACGGCGATCCGCATCCCCGGCGGCGGCAACGCATCGCGCCGAATCGAACATCGCGTCGCGGGCGCGGATGCGAATCCGTATCTGGTCATCGCGGCGATCCTCGGGGCGGCGCTGTATGGCATCGAGAACAAACTCGTACCGCCGGTGCCGTTCCAGGGGCGCGCCTATTCCGAACGGTTTCCGAAGCTGCCGGCCGACTGGGCGTCCGCGGTGAACGCCTTCGAGGATGGCGAGATCATCCCGGCGTTTTTCGATGAGTCGCTGCGATCGATGTTCGTCGCCTGCAAGCGCCAGGAAATCGCCGGCTTCGCTTCCAATGTCACCGACCTGGAGTTCGGCGCCTATCTCGAGATCGTATGA
- a CDS encoding type III PLP-dependent enzyme yields the protein MPPRIAEYLATHDFDGPCVVIDTDVVENSFITMSRALPVGRIFYAVKANPADAVIARLAALGACFDTASPAEIDLCLRHDVAPSRISYGNTIKKQRDIEYAYARGVRMFAFDSDAELEKLAESAPGAMVYCRVLMECEGAEWPLSRKFGCEPDMALRLLIKAQALGLDPYGVSFHVGSQQTDLGQWDIALSRVSRLFEDAARLGVTLRMVNLGGGMPARYRADVRPLNEYAAAIMGAMTRHFGPALPEMIFEPGRSIVGDAGVIQAEVVLISRKSDDDDKRWIYLDIGKFSGLAETMDESIKYRFVTPHDGGATGPVILAGPTCDSADILYEKVSYELPLDLKIGDRIQILSTGAYTTTYSAVNFNGFAPLQSVCI from the coding sequence ATGCCGCCGCGAATTGCGGAATATCTGGCGACCCACGACTTCGACGGTCCCTGCGTGGTAATCGACACCGACGTGGTGGAGAACAGCTTCATCACCATGTCGCGCGCGCTTCCGGTCGGCCGGATTTTTTATGCGGTGAAGGCGAATCCGGCGGACGCCGTGATTGCGCGGCTGGCCGCGCTGGGCGCCTGTTTCGATACGGCAAGCCCGGCGGAAATCGACCTGTGCCTGCGCCATGACGTGGCGCCCTCCCGGATTTCCTACGGCAACACGATCAAGAAGCAGCGGGATATCGAATACGCCTATGCCCGTGGCGTGCGCATGTTCGCCTTCGACAGCGACGCGGAGCTGGAAAAGCTGGCCGAATCGGCGCCCGGCGCGATGGTTTACTGCCGCGTGCTGATGGAATGCGAAGGCGCGGAATGGCCGTTGTCGCGCAAGTTCGGCTGCGAGCCGGACATGGCGCTGCGGCTGCTGATCAAGGCGCAGGCGCTTGGCCTCGATCCGTATGGCGTGTCCTTTCACGTCGGTTCGCAGCAGACCGATCTCGGCCAGTGGGATATCGCATTGTCGCGGGTGTCGCGGCTGTTCGAGGATGCCGCCCGGCTTGGCGTCACCCTGCGGATGGTCAATCTGGGCGGCGGCATGCCCGCGCGCTACCGGGCCGATGTCCGCCCGCTCAACGAGTATGCGGCGGCGATCATGGGCGCCATGACGCGCCATTTCGGCCCCGCCCTGCCGGAAATGATTTTCGAGCCGGGCCGTTCGATTGTCGGCGATGCCGGCGTCATCCAGGCCGAGGTGGTGCTGATCTCGCGCAAGTCGGACGATGACGACAAGCGCTGGATCTATCTCGACATCGGCAAGTTCTCGGGGCTCGCGGAAACGATGGACGAGTCGATCAAATACCGGTTCGTAACGCCGCATGACGGCGGCGCAACCGGCCCGGTCATCCTGGCGGGGCCGACCTGCGATTCGGCGGATATCCTGTACGAGAAGGTATCGTATGAACTGCCGCTCGACCTGAAAATCGGCGACAGGATACAGATCCTGTCGACAGGCGCCTATACGACCACGTATTCCGCCGTCAATTTCAACGGATTCGCGCCGCTGCAGTCCGTCTGCATCTAG
- a CDS encoding thioredoxin: MANQMDGLVAVVKRDCPTCELVAPVLKRLEETGVPFIVYTQDDPAFPEGISGVVDDTTLQQSFLYDIEFVPTLIRREKGKEVERTFGWNRADWEKLTGIQGLGEGLPENQPGCGSKSVEPGVHELLQARYGEVPMKARKIAYSSWDDPVEQAFGRGWTDGLPVVPPTDERILRMLQGTPRKPDEIVGIIPPDMKECTVEKVAINAVMAGCLPEYMPVVLAVVEAALDPKFCMHGLLCTLSYSGPVIVVNGPITRRIGMNWGHNCLGQGNRANATIGRTLQLIVRNVGGGRPGEIDRAVFGNPGKFTYCFAEDETDAAWTPLHVARGCKPGSNAVTLHQGHGLTSFSDNRSRTGEELARSLAMQLVNDIHPKVVQTPNVILCISPEHYRIFEQDGWDRAKIEDKLHEYTTRPGKDLVQGAHGVPEGVSPEKMKDMMPKFWRDHGLLIVRCGGTAGLLSAIIGGWSGGRNHDEIQPVTKEF; the protein is encoded by the coding sequence ATGGCGAACCAGATGGACGGCCTCGTCGCCGTCGTAAAAAGAGACTGCCCGACCTGTGAACTGGTCGCGCCCGTGTTGAAACGGCTGGAGGAAACCGGCGTCCCCTTCATCGTCTATACCCAGGATGACCCGGCCTTCCCGGAAGGAATCAGCGGCGTGGTGGACGATACGACGCTGCAACAGTCCTTCCTTTACGATATCGAGTTCGTGCCGACCCTGATCCGCCGGGAAAAGGGCAAGGAGGTCGAACGCACCTTCGGCTGGAACCGGGCGGACTGGGAAAAGCTGACCGGCATCCAGGGGCTGGGCGAAGGCCTGCCGGAAAACCAGCCGGGCTGCGGGTCGAAAAGCGTCGAACCCGGCGTGCATGAACTGTTGCAGGCGCGCTATGGCGAGGTGCCGATGAAGGCGCGCAAGATCGCCTATTCGAGCTGGGACGACCCGGTCGAGCAGGCGTTCGGCCGCGGCTGGACCGACGGGCTGCCCGTGGTGCCGCCGACCGACGAACGCATCCTGCGCATGCTGCAGGGAACGCCCCGCAAGCCGGACGAGATCGTCGGCATCATTCCGCCGGACATGAAGGAATGCACGGTCGAGAAAGTCGCGATCAACGCGGTGATGGCCGGCTGCCTGCCGGAATACATGCCGGTTGTGCTGGCCGTCGTCGAAGCGGCGCTGGACCCGAAATTCTGCATGCACGGGCTGTTATGCACGCTCAGCTATTCCGGGCCGGTCATCGTCGTCAACGGACCGATCACCAGACGGATCGGCATGAACTGGGGGCACAACTGCCTGGGCCAGGGCAATCGCGCCAACGCCACCATCGGCCGCACGTTGCAGCTGATCGTCCGCAATGTCGGCGGCGGCCGGCCGGGCGAAATCGACCGCGCGGTGTTCGGCAATCCGGGCAAGTTCACCTACTGCTTCGCCGAGGATGAAACCGACGCCGCCTGGACGCCGCTGCATGTCGCGCGCGGCTGCAAGCCGGGCAGCAACGCCGTCACCCTGCATCAGGGGCACGGGCTGACCAGCTTCTCCGACAACCGGTCGCGCACCGGCGAGGAACTGGCGCGGTCGCTGGCGATGCAACTGGTCAACGACATCCATCCCAAGGTCGTGCAGACGCCGAACGTGATCCTGTGCATCTCGCCGGAGCATTACCGCATCTTCGAACAGGATGGCTGGGACCGGGCGAAGATCGAGGACAAGCTGCACGAATACACCACCCGCCCCGGCAAGGATCTGGTGCAGGGCGCGCATGGCGTGCCCGAAGGCGTCTCGCCGGAGAAAATGAAGGACATGATGCCGAAATTCTGGCGCGACCACGGACTGCTGATCGTGCGCTGCGGCGGCACCGCCGGGCTGCTGTCCGCCATTATCGGCGGCTGGAGCGGCGGCCGGAATCACGACGAAATCCAACCCGTAACCAAGGAGTTCTGA
- a CDS encoding UGSC family (seleno)protein, translated as MAEELFMRDPTSEASSTLRTPVPFPADITGKTIALLDIAKERSDEFLDTLETRFVSQGFTVKRYRKASNSKNAAQDIVQAIVSEADIVVEGLADUGSCTSCSLHDINTLDKLGIPGVIVATTEFMPAAASQAKSLGFEPAIKWVPHPIQNRTKDELAAIADAVYEPILETLRGTVR; from the coding sequence ATGGCAGAAGAATTGTTCATGCGGGACCCGACGAGCGAGGCGTCCTCGACGCTGCGCACGCCGGTGCCGTTTCCCGCCGATATAACAGGCAAGACCATCGCGCTGCTGGACATCGCGAAGGAACGCAGCGACGAATTCCTCGATACGCTGGAAACCCGGTTCGTGTCGCAGGGCTTCACCGTGAAGCGCTACCGCAAGGCGAGCAATTCCAAGAACGCCGCGCAGGATATCGTGCAGGCCATCGTCAGCGAAGCCGACATCGTCGTCGAAGGGCTCGCGGATTGAGGCTCGTGTACGTCGTGCAGTCTGCATGACATCAACACGCTCGACAAACTCGGCATTCCCGGCGTTATCGTCGCCACCACGGAGTTCATGCCCGCGGCGGCGTCACAGGCGAAGTCGCTCGGCTTCGAACCGGCGATCAAATGGGTCCCGCACCCGATCCAGAACCGCACGAAGGACGAGCTGGCGGCCATCGCCGACGCCGTGTACGAACCGATCCTGGAGACGCTGCGCGGTACGGTGAGATAG
- a CDS encoding PAS domain-containing protein, with the protein MISQVNERFDGRPAFHNSVKGILFGSAAVVGMASPLELGPGLIFDARTLFIGVGSAFGGIAVAVISGAIAIAYRLSLGGAGALAGSVVILTSALIGAGFFWLRKRNIVASRTVNFLLFGLVLHAVALPWYFLVPGEEFNEFSRTVGIAMLVTFTPATALLCVLFSDIEARASMREALKARDADFNRILSSMKNMYYRSDANGLLVRVSPSVTNLLGYTPEEIIGRDASDIFYTPPDRMAFLAALDAGNGTVRDYEVALRAKDGRKVMISTSSHYLYDARGMFSGVEGIGRDFSDRKEAEEQVHTLVERLSLATRAGEIGIWDRDVASGMIVWDGRMCELFGLPGDGYTGTPEIWTDIVHPEDIARLRREIDEAIATKNEFSTTFRLILPDGTIRHLESYGLVNRNAAGEAVRLIGINRDITAKVESEQRLIESQKMEMVGQLTGGIAHDFNNLLAVILGNLEFMDDHIAAGTTLGALKEGALRATLRGADLTQRLLAFSRKQALRPEYTDTGRLIQELSELMRRSLGDHVEIECCLSTDVSRIVIDPGQLENALLNLAINARDAMPDGGKITIATENALIGPEDPKCANGLTPGSYVVITVSDTGSGMSSDVRARVFEPFFTTKEAGKGSGLGMSMVYGFVKQSDGHVTIDSTPGNGTVIRLYLPQTDQVPRQQPSASEAVGFQPRGTENVLVVENDPDVRGNLTATLEMLGYRVASASDGPSAIAMLDDLPPLDLLITDLVMPHGMNGEDVAANVRKRYRNVRILYTSGIAGNTVGTPDSGDDGIAFLPKPYRRTVLAQTIRQLLDAA; encoded by the coding sequence GTGATCTCGCAGGTCAACGAACGATTCGATGGACGACCGGCTTTCCACAATTCCGTCAAGGGAATCCTTTTCGGTTCCGCGGCTGTTGTCGGCATGGCATCGCCGCTCGAACTGGGACCCGGGCTGATCTTCGATGCCCGCACCCTGTTCATTGGCGTCGGCAGCGCCTTTGGCGGTATCGCTGTCGCCGTCATTTCCGGCGCAATTGCGATTGCGTACCGACTGTCGCTCGGCGGGGCGGGCGCGTTGGCCGGTTCGGTTGTCATATTGACATCAGCGCTCATTGGCGCGGGTTTCTTCTGGCTGCGCAAGCGAAACATTGTGGCGTCCCGCACTGTGAATTTCCTGTTATTCGGTCTCGTGCTGCATGCTGTTGCGTTGCCCTGGTATTTTTTGGTTCCAGGGGAAGAATTCAATGAGTTTTCCCGCACTGTCGGCATTGCGATGTTGGTGACATTCACGCCTGCGACGGCGCTTCTGTGCGTATTGTTCTCCGATATCGAAGCAAGGGCCTCCATGCGCGAGGCGCTAAAGGCCCGCGATGCCGATTTCAACCGAATCCTGAGCAGCATGAAGAATATGTATTACCGGTCGGATGCGAACGGCCTTTTGGTCCGTGTTTCGCCATCGGTTACAAATCTTCTCGGTTATACGCCGGAAGAAATCATCGGACGCGATGCCTCGGATATCTTTTACACGCCGCCGGATCGCATGGCGTTCCTTGCGGCGCTTGATGCCGGCAACGGCACGGTTCGGGATTATGAAGTGGCCCTGCGCGCAAAGGACGGCCGCAAGGTAATGATTTCCACAAGTTCGCATTACCTTTACGATGCGCGCGGAATGTTCTCCGGTGTCGAAGGAATCGGCCGCGATTTCTCGGACCGAAAGGAAGCGGAGGAACAGGTTCACACCCTTGTCGAGCGCTTGAGCCTCGCAACCAGGGCTGGTGAAATTGGCATCTGGGATCGGGACGTCGCGTCAGGCATGATCGTCTGGGACGGCAGGATGTGCGAGCTTTTCGGTCTTCCCGGAGACGGATATACCGGGACGCCGGAGATCTGGACGGACATTGTCCATCCCGAAGATATCGCCCGGTTGCGCCGCGAAATTGACGAGGCGATTGCGACGAAGAACGAGTTTTCCACGACGTTCCGTCTCATCTTGCCGGACGGCACGATCCGTCACCTGGAAAGTTACGGGCTTGTGAACCGGAATGCGGCCGGGGAAGCGGTGCGTCTGATCGGCATCAACCGGGACATAACCGCAAAAGTGGAATCCGAGCAGCGCCTGATAGAATCGCAGAAAATGGAAATGGTTGGACAGCTCACCGGTGGAATCGCGCATGACTTCAATAATCTGCTGGCGGTGATTCTGGGAAATCTGGAATTCATGGACGACCATATCGCGGCGGGTACGACGCTGGGGGCACTGAAAGAGGGCGCATTGCGCGCGACGCTCCGGGGCGCGGACCTGACCCAGCGTCTGCTGGCGTTTTCACGCAAGCAGGCGCTGCGTCCGGAATATACCGATACCGGCAGGCTCATTCAGGAACTCAGCGAACTGATGCGGCGGTCGCTGGGAGACCATGTCGAAATCGAATGCTGTCTTTCGACGGATGTGAGCAGGATCGTGATCGATCCGGGTCAGCTGGAAAACGCGCTGCTCAATCTGGCGATCAACGCACGCGACGCCATGCCCGATGGCGGCAAGATTACGATCGCGACGGAGAATGCGCTGATCGGTCCGGAAGATCCGAAGTGCGCGAACGGGCTGACGCCGGGTTCCTATGTCGTCATAACCGTGTCCGATACCGGGTCGGGCATGTCGTCCGACGTGCGCGCCCGCGTCTTTGAACCGTTTTTCACGACGAAGGAAGCCGGTAAGGGCAGCGGCCTCGGCATGAGCATGGTCTACGGTTTCGTGAAACAATCCGACGGCCATGTCACAATCGACAGTACGCCGGGGAACGGTACGGTGATCCGGCTTTATCTGCCGCAGACGGACCAAGTGCCGCGCCAGCAACCGTCCGCGTCGGAGGCCGTCGGATTCCAGCCGAGAGGCACGGAGAATGTGCTCGTTGTCGAGAACGATCCGGATGTCCGCGGCAATCTGACGGCCACCCTGGAAATGCTGGGGTACCGGGTTGCATCGGCGAGCGACGGGCCGTCGGCCATTGCCATGCTGGACGACCTGCCGCCGCTGGACCTGCTGATTACCGATCTGGTCATGCCGCATGGCATGAATGGCGAGGATGTCGCAGCAAATGTGCGCAAGCGCTATCGGAATGTCCGGATCCTTTATACGTCCGGGATAGCGGGCAATACGGTCGGGACACCCGATAGCGGCGATGACGGCATTGCCTTCCTGCCGAAACCCTATCGGCGCACCGTTCTGGCGCAGACCATCCGGCAATTGCTGGACGCGGCGTAA